The genomic window TGGAATGATTAAGAGATAGAATTAGGCATTGGATTATAAGTATTGTGGATTAACTAGATAGATTATGAATCATACCTTTGCTGCAAATCGACCTCCACAAGCTCTCACAAACTCCTTCATCCTCAAGAAGGGTGCTATGTGAGGGTTGGCTTGACTGACAATGAAATGGTTGACATTGAAAAGCTCTTTGAGTTGTATCATCGGTAAGTCCATCTCCAAACTACCGTCCCTCCAGCGCCGAACTGATGCTGAGCCCTCTTCAGGATCTAAGTTAAATGGTGGATGATAAGGAACAATCTCTCCAGTTCTGTCTTTGGCCATGAGTTCTTGAGCTTCGAAAAGACCTGGGAAAGCACAAGATGCAGTCACTGCACTCCATATCACAACATGAGGCGAAGTCAGATAATTGAGACATCTAGGCGGCTCGTGTTTCCTCAGGGAACAAACTGTTATCCCTAGAATCCGTCCTGTTATGTCGTAAGCTTCTTGGAATGTGAGATTGTTGGTGAGATTCCTCAACTTCCATTGCAGATGCCGGATCTCATGGACTGCGCCTTGAGTCATAACCCGCTTCACAGTAGTGAAAATTCCTCCCATCTGATCAAAGAACTGCAGAGCATGCCAGGACCCTTCAAAGAAGCTCTGCAACTCGGGCCATGACCTTGTCCCCACAACCGCACACATTACAGACCCCACGCTTGAACCAGCTATAATTCTTGGCAATAGCTTATGTTCCACAAGCGTCTTGACCACACCAAGATGGAAAGCCCCAAGAGAAGCTCCTCCACTGAGAAGTAGAGCTGTTCTTCCATACGCGTGTCTGGTCTCATGCataaaagaaagtttctcCTCCAGAGAAAGCTCTTCAGTGTCCATGTCGCAAACCATCCTAAGCTGTGTAGAGACCTCATCGATATACTCTTTGATGAGTCTCGGCACGTGAAGCCTTCCCTTGTGAAGCTCAGGGTTACACATATTACCGAGATTTCTCACAAGATCAGCTCTCATACAGAAAATAATGTCTCTAAGAGAGCCCTCATGACGTCTATGCTTAAGTTCATCAAGCTTATTACTTACGAGCTCCACATCAAAAAGATCTGTCTCGTTCACCTTGGGAGTCTCTTTATCTAGCATCTTTGCGGCGTGAGACCATTCCTCATATGTCAATGCAGCTCTCATCATGTTCCTCCAAAATTTTCTCCTGTAAGCCATCTCAGCCTTTGCTTTTAAGCTTGTGTAGCGGTTCAACAGAAAGGCCATCGTCGTCACCATTACTAATATCCCTTGTGGATTCCTGGGATGTAGCAAGGACACAAACGGTGATAGTAAAACCCTACCTCCTCTGAGGAAAAATTTGAGAATTCTGAAAACTTTGTGTCTGAATATAGACACGGAGTTGCAGAACAAGATCCGGACGGCAATTGTTCTTCCGATTATAGTCGTGGGTCCTATAATTGAGAACGCATCAACGCCTGCTTCGTTGCTTATATCCATTGTCTCCGACTCGAAGACGAGAACCTAATCACTGGTTTTTACGACGGACACAAAGAATCGAACCCAGATGCCAATTTTGTCTGTAAGACCAGAATCAGATGAATCAAAAAATCGATTTTTTCAAACCCattagagaagagaaggagataTCGCTAACCCACCGAGgaatgaaattgagaaagatGAGACAGCAAGTGATGGGAGGCATAGGGATCTGCAAGAtaacatagaaaaagaaaagattccGATGTATAATAGAGGACTTCAAGATTTCGTTTTTAGCGAAGAACAGAGGAAATTCATTTAAATGAAACCTGAGATTCATTTTTGCTATGAGACAAAATTGGCGATCTAAGTAAGACCCAAGCTAATCTTTGGACTTTCTAATTTTGGGAACATAAACTCGCGAACACGACAAATtgcaaaagaataaaaaattgtcTTTTTGCACAAATAGTCTCTGTTTTTTGAAACTCGACGAATATAAAACCGTTGAATTCAAACATCTCTGGTTCGTATTAAATAAGTTCGGTATTATCCGAGATAATCATCTCTAGACCCAGCGACAGACAACAAAGGACTGAGTTCTCGTAATCAGGCCCATTTTTTGGTCAGGGCTAAGGCCCGTTTGTTGAAAGTTAAAAACCCGTAACTTTTAATACTGATTTAGGTCTATTATTATCCTCGTTGCCAAACAGACAAACAGACAGACAAGAAGGGCAAAgaccaaaaacagagagagagaccacAGTCATATAACTAAAGGGAGAATCTGCTTAGAACTGAAACTAACcttacaaaaacataaaatctgGTAACGTAAGCGAGACGTAGAATACAAGCATAAAATGCCTTTTGTCTCACTTTGTTCCAGAGTAGATAGATACCgcaaaatcaaaagagttcaaaacttaaaaagcaCCATAACGCAAACCCATCTCATTCCTCATCATCCTCActgtctttgttcttcttcttcttatccttctttttctttttcttctcactcTTCTCTGCTGCTGATTCATCTTCTGCGTCAACAGCAGCTTCGGTgtctttgctcttctttttcttcttcttctcagacTTTGGTGAAGCTACCTCTTCTATAACCTCCTCcttcttatctttcttcttcttcttttccttcttctcagACCcggcttcctcttctttctcctcttccttatccttcttcttcttcttcttagaaGACTTCACCTTCTCTTCAgcctcttctccttcaacttctttggttttagattTCTTGGTTGTTACAGGAGCAGGGCTATCACTGCTATCATCATGCTTACGCTTACGCGCTTCCCCTGCTTCTCCATTCTCAGCGTCAGCCTTTATCTCCTCAGGAGCAGCAGCAGCACCAGCAATTATAGCATCTCCACCGGTAGGCAAAACCACATTCCTGCTCCACTCAACCGGAGTCTTCTCATTAGGCTTCCCATGCTTATCCAATTTCCCATCAGCaataagcttcttcttcatagaaGCCCTTGGTCCCAATCCCCACTTCCTCGGGTAGGTATCTCTATCCATCACCACACGCTTGATCTTAGCTACCACACCATGATCACAAGTAGCCATCACAGATGTTGTCATCTCAGCAATCCCAACGGCAATCGCCTCACCCTTGGTAGTCATAAGAACGACTTCAGTACCAACATCAATGTCATTCTCGAATCTCAACAACCCAGGAATCATCAACTTAGCACCATAACAGATAGCATTCACAGCAGAATCCTTGACAACAAGTCTCTTGTAACTCGTCAATATCATCTCAAGAGGCATAATCACCCTCCTAAGATAAGACTCATCTCTGGAGTTGTCATACACAAATTGGGCATCCATCACATCATGCATAGTAACCATGTTATTATTCTCACCCAAAATCCCAGACCTAACCCTCCTAAGCTCCTGCATATGCCCACCAACCCCAAGAAGTAAACCCAAGTGAACACACATAGTCCTAATGTAAGTACCCGCCTCACAAGAAACCCAGAAAACAACCAAATGCCTATCAGCATCATACTCAAGCAGCTTGCTTTCATAGATTGTCCTAATCCTAAGCTGTCTTTTAACAGCAGAGATCAAAGGAGGCCTCTGAAACACAGCTCCAGTGAGCGATTCAAGAGCTCTAGCTACTTTAGCAACATCAGGGACAGCTGAGTGAAGCCGAGCAACACAAACGTACTCTTTACCCGCACCTTGCTGCGATTTCACAAGCCGTGTGGCTCGGTCAATACAGACAATGAGGTTTCCAGTGACTTTTGGGTCAAGAGTACCACTGTGACCGGTTTTCTCAACACGGAGGATACGCTTAATCCAAGCAACGACCTCGTGAGAAGAAGGGTTCGCGGGTTTATCGAGATTGATGACACCGTACCTGATATACTCTTGAAGAGGACGTTTCAGAGGAGAGTGACCGGCGCTGATTGGAGTGTAGTGACCGGTACGGACGTTGAGGCGGTCGTAGTTCTTGAGGAGGATGGGCCACTGAGAAGTGTCGATGGCTGGAGTGAAACTCTGTGGCTTGATCATGTAGTCTCCGGTGTCGGCGGCATCGTTCTCCGTTttgtcttgcttcttcttcttcgagtGTGAGATGTCGACCTCCGCCATGGCTCCGGtcggattagggttttgaaaaatggaggaggaggcgtTAAAAGTTGTAGCGGAAAAAGAGGAGACGACTGATTGGTAATTTATAAAGGACTAGggttttttagggttttaggcGACAGTGATGACACTGGAAGCTTGAAGGTAATCCCTTATTGGGCTTGAGTTgggtttctttgattttaattgggCTTTTATACAAGTTCAATTCGTTTAGTGCCCAAATAAACGAGGTCCATATACCCGATAAAACCTTTAATTGGACTTTCATACAAGTTCAATTCGTTTGAATATTATCATTCGTGAAGTGAATACCAGTTTAAAGACCTTTCAtagttcaaacttcaaagtaAATATAACCCTTTTTGTGTAGATAATTAAGGTTCTCTTTTGTTGTGCCCAAAATGTAGAAAAAAGCTCTTTTGATACGAGACAATTGAATGTTATGTTAATAAAACTGCTTATATAATTAGAAGTATTGATTGGTCATATAAACCTAATGAAGCATGAATAACGCCTCGtgataattattatattaagaGTCGAACGTCTGTCTTTTTCAGTAACAAGAAGACAATCCTTATATTACTAAAACCAAGTCTTGACCAcagaaaatcataaatatgGATGAATATAGTTAAGTGTATACTACTCTCTTTTTCCGCATATATAAATACCATAAGATTTATGTGGCCATTCAAAGACATGAAAAATTATCAcgattttaaaatgtttcgAGTGAAGTGTTTCGATTTGATTCTAAAATTCTTGAACAAATCAACCACCGCCCTAGAATATAGTGAAATAATTCTTCGAATATCCTTATTTACGCTAACTGATTCGCataatgaacaaaaataaccccaagttttttcaagaatatagGTCCCATTGTTTCAGACTTTTACATTTTACACCTTAAGTTTCTGCATTTAGGTAAAGTCAGCTCTCTGGCTCTCTCTCTTGTCTCGCCAATAAATAGTCgcttaacaaacaaacaatttttctttaaacctAAAACTCACCAAAGAGAAAACACTGGGCTGAAGTAGGAAATGGCCGGCCTTCAATATAGTTTCTTCCCGACCGACTTCTTCTACCCACGAGCTTCTCCTCCGGCTACGACAAGCCTTGTCGCCACCAATCCAAAACTGGAGAAAACCCAAAAGAGAGATGGTTTAGTAGTGATTGATGAAACTCGTgcttctctgtctctgtttATACGTGAAAAGAAGACTAATCAGTCACAAACATGGAAGAAGCAGCCACTTTGGATCGAAGATGACATGTGATACATCTGGTTTTTGTCATAGCTTCATCAATTCTCATGTCTTTTCTTTCGTTAACTCAATAAGGTCATTTATCTATCAAGTTTCAAGGGTATATCAGGATTGGCTGTTATTTAAGGCTGACCTTAACccaaaaaacagagtgttttctagattttaaaaaacctCTAATGTGCCTCGTGTGGATCTTTGAATTCTTGTAATTCCAGCGTAATTTCAACGCAAATATCACTGTCCTAGCTCTTTACaatttgttcttatttctttctatcGTTGCCTTATATAAAAGCAAGTTCTTTAAGTTGGCTATGAAGGTGTTATCAGTTTTACAAATTGTTGAATTTTGGTATCAAAATGATCATACTAAATAAATAGGGTGCAATCATTAGATGAAGCTAGGAAGAAAAAGCAGAGGGTAAAAGCCAATAATGTGCAACATGAATTGGGTCACCCAACCATTTACATTCCCATTTGGCAAAATCCAAATAATCTAATAGTAACTAAGATAAAATGCTTAGAAGAGAGTCAAGTCTGTAGAGAAACGAAAGAGAATGAGATGAGATCATCGGTATAAACCAATTTTGCAGCTTCAAGCGGAGACCTCCACTCAGAAGCAAGCGTCCAAGACACAGTAACAGCACAGAGCAGCAATACTGCAAAAGCAAATCACCATACTCAGTCATATCCAGTACTGAACACAACATGTATTAGCCAGATAACTCCACAAagtgagaaagaaaacaaacttctGAGTAATGAAGACATGATGGCACACATCTTTTCTAATAACCTTCGGTTCTGAGGTTTGAATTATATCTTACACTCAGATCAGCACTATCAGATTCAACATCTTTCTATGCATTACTATAAGGTGAGGACCAAAtccaaatgaaaacaaacttaTGAACAAACGTGACATGACATGGTACTACCGATTCAatcaaatgatataaaaaaccATGAATTCTCTCTAAGGATCAACAATTCTCGaaccaaaaactgaaaaaacattgaaagaaCAATTTAAAGTCGAGCAAATAACTTACCATCCTTCAAGCATACCAGGACTGTGTTTctgttgctgttgttgctgAGGTGGGTAACCTTGTTGAGGATATCCTTGTTCAGGGTACCCCTGCGGAGGATAACCTTGAGGAGGATAACCTTGTTGAGGATATCCCTGCGGAGGAGGATATCCTTGCTGAGGATAGGGTTGTCCCGGAGGTGGATAAGCGTCCTTGGGTGGTCCTTCCGCCGGATAAGCTATTCAGATCGAGATATAGATAACGTATTCAGATCCATCAAAGCAGAATAACACGAATTTCGAAATCAAAATTCAGAATCTAAACAACACTTTATATCATATTTTGGAGAAGTAGTtagaaaaaactcaaatcttaaacaaaaagCGAAGAGAAGTGAGACcataataattcaaataatcaaaagcaGAAGAGTAAGGAGTGACCATGAGAAGGAGGAACACCAACAGCAGGAGGTTGTTGACTCATTGtagttattttcttcttcttcgggaGTTTGGAAGATGATGcaacagagaaaaaaagtgagaagaaagaggaaaaggaaaagcgcatttttatttgtaggCGAATTAGGTTTACTCTTTTTAAAGGTATTTTCTAACGGTTATCCTATCAAATTATATCTTAGTCaactttttttatgttttaaatgtatatcctaaatattttcttgatttttttttttaacttttgcttttgggaaGTGAATCCAGATTCTATTCCCtataagaagatatttttttggtaagccCTATAAGAAGATATTGTTACATTTATCTTTGACtattttaattacattaatttaatttggaaggatttttaatttttagatattaattacatttatttatttttcaaactttaaatttattttctcacttttcttgtatttaacttaatttttaaaaactttcttttcCGTAAATTCACAAAAGCAAttatattcaagaaaaaaaaagaatcttaccacatttttttttttttacttttcatatTCCTcaactttttaagaaaatcagaaaaacaacagaatatttaattaaattatttacattttgacATGCAACCAAATTTCATCAGCAATATAATTTCACTagaaaaaatcatcattaatttcatataatttgtttttcatagatcaaatcaaaagatttTTACATAGTTAAACCAGAGACAAGGCTGATGAACAAATCAAGTAAAAAGGGCcacaaatattgaaaaagGAATCCATGTTTTCCAATGTTAACGATTCTCACCCCTTACTCCCCTAGTTATCTCATTGTCTTGTGGAGTTAAATTAAAACGCTAAGAGATCAGCTGGAGAAGTCATCATTTGCCACATGAGCTGATGGAATTATGGCATAGCATCCAGTACTGTCTCAATGGCATGTGGAGCCATGGCCTCGGAGGAGGAAGATCAAGCCCCAGTTTTGATGGCATTCTGGAAAAGACGAGAGAAggtaaatgattttgaatagagagagagagagagagaatgacTTAAATTTTGTGATCAAGATCATATAAAATCACCTCTTCCCACTGAGGACTCCGCGAGCTGATGTTGTCAGAGAAGAAGCTGATATTCctgaaaaaattgttttatagtGAGGCAAAAGAATCTGTCCTGCAATTTGTTCAATATAAATGTCAGCAAAAATTGAATACCAAACAAAAGCATAACAGATCATCTAGATTAACTTGTCATTAGACTTGGAACAATCTACAAGTTTACCTAAGGTTAGAAAATTGCTGCGAAGATTGGAAACCATTAGAGAATTCTTCTCAGGAGTACCGTGTTCTTCTAGTAGACTTTTGGAGTCTTCGAAGGCATCATTGGATTTAAGGATATGCTCTCCACAGTGTTCCATTTCAAACCAAACACCACAGGGGAATCTTTTACGCCTAACAAGCCAAATCATAACCTCTGCATATGGTGTTGCATGGATGACGGAGATGGCAAATTCAATCAACATACATATGGAGTTTATTGTAGTGCTCGTAATGGTGAAAAAGATGTAGAAAACTGATGTTGTTGGCAAGAGAAGCAGAAGAGGAGTGAACAGAAGAGATCCCACTACATGTTGCTTCACAGTGTAACCATAGCTGTCCATTCTTTGACGTAGAGGATTCAATTTTCGCCCTCtggaagaacaaagaagaattcAAGGTAAGGTTACTTTAAGTAAGGAACTGAGGTGAACAAAAATGGTTCACCAGTAAGAAGATATAACAATACTTTAGTATTTTCATTGAATTCAAGAAGTTTAAAAAGGAAACGGAAAACGTATTGCATGTCTCCTCCttttagatttaagaaaaccaaGAAACCGATTCACCAGATGTTAGTTATCAGCTTAATGAATGAACTCATCTAATTTAATACTCAAGATTTACCTGAAAAGCCTCCACAAAGCTGCTAAGGCTTGGATTTGGTGAGAATACACAAGTGTGATTGCCCAGTGAAGAGCCATTATATGAAGTGTTGCAAAAGTAATGACATCTATGACAAATGCGGCAGATACTGTGGCACCAAAAGTAATTCCAAGGATGGCAATTACTCTTatcaaacaaaagatgaaagaagcCATGAAGACCCAGAGAGTAGACCATATCTGTATTACATTAAGAGATACCATGCCCAAAACTCCAGCCAATTCTGTATTTAACTTAAAACCCGCTGGAACTCCCATCAACCACACACTACCAGACCGCAAAATACCATTCGTAAACTCCTTTGCAAAGTCGAATACAAATGAGCAGACAGATTCGGTGTTAAACAGTAGACCTAGACCAATCAAGTTCCccaaaacaagatcaacaGCCATGGCCGACCATGTAGAATGTCTTTGCAGTGCAGCTTCCTCTGCATGTTTCACACAGGATATGGACCTTGAGAAACCCAGAAGAATtgtcataaattaataatcgTGTGAAACTTCTCAGAAAAATGACAAATGCATTGCATAAAGGTATCTAgaattaaactttttttatttcccaAGATTAGTAGGTAAGCAGttgttgttagaaaaaaaaatatgaagatgCAATTTTGAGCCAAGGGCAAACagaaaaagtttacaaatctaactaaagaagaaaatttgggTATACGGTTGAACTTACATCATGTCAATCTCTTCAAGGAAGATTGGCCAATATAAGATCTGACAACTACGTATCCTGAAGTTGATCCATGTATTCTTGAGTACCCTCCTCGATGCGATGTGCACCCatgaaaaaatcagaaaacttgAAAGTAAATAGAAGAATTGGGCAAGGCTATAATACAGACTTGATAAAGAGCCTAAAATTGTGGCGAGTAACCGCCATGTTAAAGAAGATATCCTGAAAAGCAAGATAGAAGCAGTTGGAACAACtaacaacaaagaagaaaagaattcaacaaggcaaaaaaaaatatcacgAGGGCTTACAAGTAACTAATGGAAAAGTTCTGGGAAGAAGTCTCCAGCTGCGTGGATATCTTCTTATAGGCAATCTTGGCAGCTGCGGCGCAATTTAAGGAAAGAATAACAGTTTCCTGCTTACATAAGAATGAGAGAATATTAGTAACAAGTCGAGAAAGAAACACCACAACAAAGAGAAGCATTTTGGAAACTACTCAACCATTTCATTCAGAGGTTTCCTATTGTGAAGATCATCAACCCACTTGGGTTTCTTAAGAGGAGCTTTTGTCTGAGGAGAAGAATTCGAAAAGCTTAACGAGAAATGGTGAGAACCAAACACTGGAGTGTCATAGACTATGACCTGACAATGACATGTCCATGTTTAAGGGAGTCAAACACTGGCAGCGTGTAGGTTcagaaaagaataaaacaagagaaagacaTCATGACTTACATACGTGGACATCGCATTGAGATACAATATCCCCATTC from Arabidopsis thaliana chromosome 3, partial sequence includes these protein-coding regions:
- the SDP1-LIKE gene encoding sugar-dependent 1-like protein (sugar-dependent 1-like (SDP1-LIKE); FUNCTIONS IN: GTP binding; INVOLVED IN: metabolic process, lipid metabolic process; LOCATED IN: cellular_component unknown; EXPRESSED IN: 7 plant structures; EXPRESSED DURING: L mature pollen stage, M germinated pollen stage, 4 anthesis, petal differentiation and expansion stage; CONTAINS InterPro DOMAIN/s: Acyl transferase/acyl hydrolase/lysophospholipase (InterPro:IPR016035), Protein of unknown function DUF3336 (InterPro:IPR021771), ARF/SAR superfamily (InterPro:IPR006689), Patatin (InterPro:IPR002641); BEST Arabidopsis thaliana protein match is: Patatin-like phospholipase family protein (TAIR:AT5G04040.1); Has 1079 Blast hits to 1061 proteins in 366 species: Archae - 0; Bacteria - 487; Metazoa - 11; Fungi - 361; Plants - 73; Viruses - 0; Other Eukaryotes - 147 (source: NCBI BLink).); the protein is MDISNEAGVDAFSIIGPTTIIGRTIAVRILFCNSVSIFRHKVFRILKFFLRGGRVLLSPFVSLLHPRNPQGILVMVTTMAFLLNRYTSLKAKAEMAYRRKFWRNMMRAALTYEEWSHAAKMLDKETPKVNETDLFDVELVSNKLDELKHRRHEGSLRDIIFCMRADLVRNLGNMCNPELHKGRLHVPRLIKEYIDEVSTQLRMVCDMDTEELSLEEKLSFMHETRHAYGRTALLLSGGASLGAFHLGVVKTLVEHKLLPRIIAGSSVGSVMCAVVGTRSWPELQSFFEGSWHALQFFDQMGGIFTTVKRVMTQGAVHEIRHLQWKLRNLTNNLTFQEAYDITGRILGITVCSLRKHEPPRCLNYLTSPHVVIWSAVTASCAFPGLFEAQELMAKDRTGEIVPYHPPFNLDPEEGSASVRRWRDGSLEMDLPMIQLKELFNVNHFIVSQANPHIAPFLRMKEFVRACGGRFAAKLAQLAEMEVKHRCNQVLELGLPLREVASLFAQEWEGDVTIVMPATFSQYLKIIQNPSNVEIQKAANQGRRCTWEKLAVIKANFGIELALDECVTVLNHMRRLKRSAERAAAFSAISSSPPSKHLLAGTNRFNASKRIPSWNCIARQNSSGSVDDDVLAEASRLYQHIVVGSGRNSNRTSNLSHTYDAGSECDSPEAEDWTRSGGPLMRTNSAQMFTDYVQNLDAVDPEQIRASENDSIVAASSSSHSITVTEGDYLQTGRTHNGFVLNLVRGENLRMNSEPEDSQNESEIPETPESVQLDSPEKDIIDGESSASEDGDAQANLIHDHE
- the NAP57 gene encoding homologue of NAP57 (homologue of NAP57 (NAP57); FUNCTIONS IN: pseudouridine synthase activity; INVOLVED IN: pseudouridine synthesis, RNA modification, RNA processing; LOCATED IN: cytosol, nucleolus; EXPRESSED IN: 24 plant structures; EXPRESSED DURING: 13 growth stages; CONTAINS InterPro DOMAIN/s: Pseudouridine synthase, catalytic domain (InterPro:IPR020103), Pseudouridine synthase/archaeosine transglycosylase-like (InterPro:IPR015947), Pseudouridine synthase/archaeosine transglycosylase (InterPro:IPR002478), H/ACA ribonucleoprotein complex, subunit Cbf5 (InterPro:IPR004802), Pseudouridine synthase II, TruB, N-terminal (InterPro:IPR002501), Dyskerin-like (InterPro:IPR012960), Uncharacterised domain 2 (InterPro:IPR004521); BEST Arabidopsis thaliana protein match is: Pseudouridine synthase family protein (TAIR:AT5G14460.1); Has 114172 Blast hits to 55339 proteins in 3754 species: Archae - 551; Bacteria - 17094; Metazoa - 41477; Fungi - 11530; Plants - 5704; Viruses - 752; Other Eukaryotes - 37064 (source: NCBI BLink).) — its product is MAEVDISHSKKKKQDKTENDAADTGDYMIKPQSFTPAIDTSQWPILLKNYDRLNVRTGHYTPISAGHSPLKRPLQEYIRYGVINLDKPANPSSHEVVAWIKRILRVEKTGHSGTLDPKVTGNLIVCIDRATRLVKSQQGAGKEYVCVARLHSAVPDVAKVARALESLTGAVFQRPPLISAVKRQLRIRTIYESKLLEYDADRHLVVFWVSCEAGTYIRTMCVHLGLLLGVGGHMQELRRVRSGILGENNNMVTMHDVMDAQFVYDNSRDESYLRRVIMPLEMILTSYKRLVVKDSAVNAICYGAKLMIPGLLRFENDIDVGTEVVLMTTKGEAIAVGIAEMTTSVMATCDHGVVAKIKRVVMDRDTYPRKWGLGPRASMKKKLIADGKLDKHGKPNEKTPVEWSRNVVLPTGGDAIIAGAAAAPEEIKADAENGEAGEARKRKHDDSSDSPAPVTTKKSKTKEVEGEEAEEKVKSSKKKKKKDKEEEKEEEAGSEKKEKKKKKDKKEEVIEEVASPKSEKKKKKKSKDTEAAVDAEDESAAEKSEKKKKKKDKKKKNKDSEDDEE
- a CDS encoding cysteine-rich TM module stress tolerance protein (unknown protein; Has 3 Blast hits to 3 proteins in 1 species: Archae - 0; Bacteria - 0; Metazoa - 0; Fungi - 0; Plants - 3; Viruses - 0; Other Eukaryotes - 0 (source: NCBI BLink).) gives rise to the protein MSQQPPAVGVPPSHAYPAEGPPKDAYPPPGQPYPQQGYPPPQGYPQQGYPPQGYPPQGYPEQGYPQQGYPPQQQQQQKHSPGMLEGCIAALCCYCVLDACF
- a CDS encoding cysteine-rich TM module stress tolerance protein, with translation MRFSFSSFFSLFFSVASSSKLPKKKKITTMSQQPPAVGVPPSHAYPAEGPPKDAYPPPGQPYPQQGYPPPQGYPQQGYPPQGYPPQGYPEQGYPQQGYPPQQQQQQKHSPGMLEGCIAALCCYCVLDACF
- a CDS encoding N-acetylglucosaminyl transferase component family protein / Gpi1 family protein (N-acetylglucosaminyl transferase component family protein / Gpi1 family protein; FUNCTIONS IN: transferase activity, phosphatidylinositol N-acetylglucosaminyltransferase activity; INVOLVED IN: GPI anchor biosynthetic process; LOCATED IN: endomembrane system, integral to membrane; EXPRESSED IN: 23 plant structures; EXPRESSED DURING: 13 growth stages; CONTAINS InterPro DOMAIN/s: N-acetylglucosaminyl transferase component (InterPro:IPR007720); Has 334 Blast hits to 333 proteins in 180 species: Archae - 0; Bacteria - 0; Metazoa - 114; Fungi - 132; Plants - 32; Viruses - 0; Other Eukaryotes - 56 (source: NCBI BLink).), coding for MILQSIELWNSIQVLDCIIYTGMGILYLNAMSTYVIVYDTPVFGSHHFSLSFSNSSPQTKAPLKKPKWVDDLHNRKPLNEMETVILSLNCAAAAKIAYKKISTQLETSSQNFSISYLISSLTWRLLATILGSLSSLYYSLAQFFYLLSSFLIFSWVHIASRRVLKNTWINFRIRSCQILYWPIFLEEIDMMSISCVKHAEEAALQRHSTWSAMAVDLVLGNLIGLGLLFNTESVCSFVFDFAKEFTNGILRSGSVWLMGVPAGFKLNTELAGVLGMVSLNVIQIWSTLWVFMASFIFCLIRVIAILGITFGATVSAAFVIDVITFATLHIMALHWAITLVYSHQIQALAALWRLFRGRKLNPLRQRMDSYGYTVKQHVVGSLLFTPLLLLLPTTSVFYIFFTITSTTINSICMLIEFAISVIHATPYAEVMIWLVRRKRFPCGVWFEMEHCGEHILKSNDAFEDSKSLLEEHGTPEKNSLMVSNLRSNFLTLGQILLPHYKTIFSGISASSLTTSARGVLSGKRMPSKLGLDLPPPRPWLHMPLRQYWMLCHNSISSCGK